One region of Synechococcus elongatus PCC 11801 genomic DNA includes:
- the ycf46 gene encoding stress-responsive protein Ycf46, which translates to MREELGVLLQAQYPLIYLVTSEEERSERSLATLAQSCGSRQLFLWTVTHGIVEYGQPRQVAHHSTVSPEAAIEWVVRHKGSGIYVFKDLHPFIESPAVTRWLRDAIAQFKATDKTIILMSPVQTVPVELEKDVVVLDFPLPDLVELGSVLDRELERRSLPRPSESGREKLLKATLGLTRDEAEKVYRKAQVTAGRLTEAEVDVILSEKQQLIRRNGILEFIEEDETLDAVGGLEELKHWLRQRSGAFSEKARSYGLPQPKGMLILGVPGCGKSLIAKTTSRLWGLPLLRLDMGRVYDGSTVGRSEANLRNALKTAESIAPAILFIDELDKAFAGSAGSADSDGGTSSRIFGSFLTWMQEKRSPVFVMATANRVERLPSEFLRKGRFDEIFFVDLPTPEERAEIFRIHLAKRKRPLDRFDLEQLAKVSDGFSGAEIEQALIAAMYEAFAQEREFTQLDIIAAIKSTLPLSKTMNEQVAALRDWARQRARPAAASVAEYQRLEF; encoded by the coding sequence ATGCGCGAAGAATTGGGCGTCCTGCTACAAGCGCAGTACCCGCTGATCTATTTAGTGACTTCTGAGGAAGAACGCAGCGAGCGCTCTTTGGCAACGCTGGCGCAGAGTTGTGGATCTCGGCAGCTGTTTCTTTGGACCGTGACTCACGGCATTGTTGAATACGGTCAGCCGCGACAGGTTGCCCACCACAGCACCGTCTCGCCCGAAGCGGCGATCGAGTGGGTGGTGCGCCACAAAGGTTCCGGCATCTACGTCTTCAAAGATCTTCATCCCTTTATTGAGTCGCCAGCCGTTACTCGCTGGTTGCGGGATGCGATCGCCCAATTCAAAGCCACTGATAAAACCATCATTCTGATGTCGCCGGTGCAGACGGTGCCGGTGGAACTGGAGAAAGATGTCGTTGTCCTCGACTTCCCCTTGCCTGATCTGGTGGAATTAGGATCGGTACTCGATCGCGAACTTGAACGGCGATCGCTGCCTCGTCCCTCTGAATCCGGTCGCGAAAAGCTGCTGAAAGCAACCCTGGGGTTGACCCGCGATGAGGCTGAAAAAGTCTATCGCAAGGCCCAAGTGACAGCCGGACGCCTGACGGAAGCTGAAGTCGATGTCATCCTTTCGGAGAAGCAACAGCTGATCCGCCGTAACGGCATTCTGGAATTCATAGAAGAGGATGAAACGCTCGATGCGGTTGGTGGCCTGGAAGAGCTGAAACACTGGCTCCGGCAGCGATCGGGTGCTTTTTCCGAGAAAGCGCGCAGCTACGGCTTGCCCCAACCCAAAGGGATGCTGATCTTAGGGGTGCCGGGTTGCGGCAAGTCCCTGATTGCCAAAACAACCTCAAGATTATGGGGACTTCCTTTGCTGCGGCTGGATATGGGGCGCGTCTACGACGGTTCCACGGTCGGACGTTCGGAAGCCAACCTGCGCAATGCCTTGAAGACAGCCGAGTCGATCGCGCCTGCGATTCTATTCATCGATGAGCTAGACAAAGCCTTTGCAGGCTCTGCCGGATCAGCTGACTCGGATGGCGGGACCTCTAGCCGAATCTTTGGTTCCTTCCTGACTTGGATGCAGGAAAAGCGATCGCCCGTTTTTGTGATGGCGACGGCAAACCGAGTCGAGCGGCTGCCCAGCGAGTTCCTCCGCAAAGGGCGCTTTGACGAAATCTTTTTTGTCGATTTGCCCACGCCGGAAGAACGTGCCGAAATTTTCCGCATTCACCTTGCCAAGCGCAAGCGCCCCCTCGATCGCTTTGACCTTGAGCAACTCGCCAAAGTCTCGGATGGCTTTTCAGGTGCCGAGATTGAACAAGCTTTGATTGCAGCTATGTATGAGGCCTTTGCCCAAGAGCGCGAATTTACGCAGCTCGACATCATTGCCGCAATCAAGTCCACGCTGCCCCTCTCCAAGACAATGAATGAACAGGTGGCAGCGTTGCGGGACTGGGCTCGACAGCGAGCTCGACCCGCTGCGGCCTCCGTCGCTGAATACCAGCGATTGGAGTTCTAA
- a CDS encoding pentapeptide repeat-containing protein, which produces MATKTTAPTGASLSWQVTAPPAVDLVISLPQPSLACLSGTVSIAIRGGRLPQVRPESLALLVDGPSDLKWEQTPSGWVGWRERPGLTQLRWRLPAHTQPHPVNWVVSLADVVLVQAWGLWNHDLSPNAQVLAERLILKHWLRSLPTTPEGAVLASTTAPTERSLDWDQSLAALLPTVLAGYEGWQSLGLDPQRDFVGANLTSVDWRGSDWSGCDLRRTNWRGANLNDVDFSGADLRHSRWAGADLSGALLSDARLRGADFRRASLALVNLAGADLSQADLREANLSRANLTGANVVGARFGNNVGLEAEQITTLRDRGALFVVES; this is translated from the coding sequence ATGGCCACCAAGACGACCGCGCCAACGGGTGCCAGCTTGTCCTGGCAGGTGACGGCACCCCCCGCTGTGGATTTAGTGATATCCCTGCCTCAACCATCCTTAGCCTGCTTGTCAGGCACCGTCAGCATTGCGATTCGGGGTGGACGACTTCCCCAAGTGCGACCAGAGTCGTTGGCACTGTTAGTCGATGGCCCCAGTGACTTGAAATGGGAGCAAACCCCCAGCGGTTGGGTGGGCTGGCGCGAACGTCCAGGCTTGACTCAACTCCGCTGGCGGTTACCCGCTCACACGCAGCCCCATCCGGTGAACTGGGTGGTGAGCTTAGCCGATGTCGTGCTCGTGCAAGCTTGGGGGTTGTGGAATCACGATCTCTCGCCCAATGCCCAGGTCTTGGCAGAGCGACTGATTCTCAAACATTGGCTGCGATCGCTACCCACCACACCCGAAGGCGCAGTGCTGGCTTCGACCACAGCCCCCACGGAGCGATCGCTGGACTGGGATCAGTCTCTCGCTGCACTTTTGCCGACGGTGTTAGCCGGTTATGAAGGCTGGCAATCCTTGGGGCTTGATCCCCAACGAGATTTTGTGGGAGCCAACCTGACGAGCGTTGATTGGCGCGGCAGTGATTGGAGTGGTTGTGACCTACGACGCACCAACTGGCGTGGTGCCAATCTTAATGATGTTGATTTTTCGGGAGCGGATTTGCGCCATAGCCGTTGGGCTGGAGCAGATCTTTCGGGAGCGTTGCTCAGTGATGCGCGCTTACGCGGGGCGGATTTCCGACGGGCGAGTCTCGCACTGGTCAATCTGGCAGGCGCAGATCTCTCTCAGGCAGATTTGCGGGAAGCGAACCTGAGTCGAGCCAACTTAACGGGAGCCAATGTTGTCGGGGCTCGCTTTGGCAATAATGTTGGACTCGAAGCTGAGCAAATCACCACCCTGCGCGATCGCGGTGCACTATTCGTCGTTGAGAGCTGA
- a CDS encoding homocysteine biosynthesis protein, whose translation MRTIAEINEKIRAGRAVVWTAAEVKARTPELGVEAIAQQVDVITTGTFEPMEASGAIINLGQTDPPIKIRQCWLNDVRAYSGFGAADLLLGASEESEDPEAEYGGGQVIADLIAGQKVRLRAIGQGTDCYPRRSFETTIDHDSINQFYLFNPRNLYQNFIVGVNGGDETLYTYLGPLLPNLGNAVYANPGAIAPLFNDPDLANIGIGTRIFLGGGVGYIAWEGTQHFPLQKRLPNRTPVGPAATLALIGDAKQMSPDWVRGCYFQNYGASLMLGVGIPLAVTTEAVVAACAVTDDQIVAPIVDFSIPRRVRPTFGLVSYAKLKSGSITLEGQRIRTAPLASLYRSQQVAELLKQWIEAGEFLLTEPVASLPSDRQFQPQDQRSPSALNDE comes from the coding sequence ATGCGCACGATTGCAGAAATCAATGAAAAAATCCGGGCGGGTCGCGCTGTTGTCTGGACGGCGGCCGAGGTCAAAGCGCGTACGCCAGAGTTAGGAGTCGAGGCGATCGCCCAGCAGGTGGATGTGATCACCACCGGTACGTTTGAGCCGATGGAAGCCTCGGGCGCAATTATTAACCTCGGTCAAACTGATCCGCCGATCAAAATTCGCCAATGCTGGCTGAATGATGTGCGCGCCTACTCAGGATTTGGCGCAGCAGACTTACTTTTGGGTGCCAGCGAAGAAAGTGAGGATCCGGAAGCAGAGTATGGCGGCGGCCAGGTCATTGCCGATCTAATTGCGGGTCAAAAAGTGCGGTTGCGGGCGATCGGGCAAGGAACAGATTGCTATCCGCGCCGCAGCTTTGAAACCACGATCGATCACGACAGCATCAACCAGTTCTATCTCTTCAATCCTCGTAATCTCTACCAAAACTTCATCGTCGGGGTGAATGGCGGCGATGAAACCCTCTACACCTATCTGGGGCCACTGTTGCCGAACCTGGGCAATGCGGTCTACGCCAATCCGGGGGCGATCGCGCCACTCTTCAATGACCCCGATCTGGCCAACATTGGCATCGGTACCCGCATTTTTCTGGGGGGCGGGGTCGGCTATATCGCTTGGGAGGGTACACAGCATTTTCCGCTGCAAAAGCGTTTACCCAATCGCACCCCGGTGGGTCCAGCGGCGACCTTGGCGCTGATAGGTGATGCCAAGCAAATGTCACCGGATTGGGTGCGGGGCTGCTATTTCCAGAACTACGGCGCTTCCTTGATGTTGGGTGTTGGCATCCCCTTGGCGGTGACCACAGAAGCTGTCGTTGCTGCTTGTGCGGTCACAGATGACCAAATTGTGGCGCCGATTGTCGACTTCTCGATTCCGCGGCGGGTACGACCTACCTTTGGCCTTGTCAGTTACGCCAAGCTCAAGTCCGGCAGCATCACGTTGGAGGGACAGCGCATCCGCACCGCGCCGTTAGCCAGCCTCTACCGATCGCAGCAAGTGGCCGAACTACTCAAACAATGGATTGAAGCCGGGGAGTTTTTGCTGACTGAGCCGGTGGCGAGTCTACCTAGCGATCGCCAGTTCCAACCGCAGGATCAGCGATCGCCCTCAGCTCTCAACGACGAATAG
- the ndhL gene encoding NAD(P)H-quinone oxidoreductase subunit L, with protein MTVTLIIAALYLALAGAYLLVVPAALYLYLQKRWYVASSWERAFMYFLVFFFFPGLLLLAPVLNFRPRSRQIPA; from the coding sequence ATGACTGTGACTCTGATCATTGCGGCCTTGTACCTAGCGCTTGCGGGCGCTTACCTGCTGGTTGTTCCGGCGGCACTGTACCTGTATCTGCAAAAGCGCTGGTACGTTGCGAGCTCCTGGGAACGGGCGTTCATGTACTTTTTGGTCTTCTTCTTCTTCCCGGGATTGCTCTTGTTGGCGCCGGTCCTCAACTTCCGGCCGCGATCGCGCCAGATCCCAGCCTAG
- a CDS encoding DUF3007 family protein, with protein MRRLDILLLGAGLVGTGALLYSVLQRFGLAEFDAGIWSEALLVGGVVLWSLTYVFRVLTKRMTYAQQLRDYEDAVLQKRLEELSPEELAKLQAEVEAERAERSQESSQS; from the coding sequence ATGCGACGCCTAGATATCCTGCTGCTGGGAGCAGGTTTGGTAGGAACGGGGGCGCTGCTCTACAGCGTCCTACAGCGCTTTGGCTTAGCGGAGTTTGATGCGGGAATTTGGAGCGAAGCCCTGCTGGTGGGCGGCGTGGTGCTCTGGAGCCTGACCTACGTTTTTCGAGTGCTAACTAAGCGGATGACCTACGCGCAGCAGTTGCGCGACTACGAAGACGCCGTCTTGCAGAAACGCCTTGAAGAACTGTCGCCGGAAGAACTAGCCAAACTGCAGGCGGAAGTCGAAGCTGAGCGGGCAGAGCGATCGCAAGAGTCCTCACAGTCCTAA
- the trpA gene encoding tryptophan synthase subunit alpha gives MTAISDCFAALRSQGRCALIPFLTAGDPDLETTRQALLALDREGADLIELGVPYSDPLADGPVIQAAATRALQAGTRLDDVLALLKDVRSQIKAPVVLFTYCNPILNRGFETFLDQIAAAGANGLVVPDLPLEESQRLSEVAAERGIDLILLIAPTSSADRITAISEQARGFIYLVSVTGVTGMRQGMQSRVADLLQEIRQGTDKPIGVGFGISGAEQARQVRDWGADGVIVGSAFVNRLQEQGVEGVAALCRELRQAIDRQPALS, from the coding sequence ATGACTGCAATTTCTGACTGCTTTGCTGCACTGCGATCGCAGGGACGCTGCGCACTGATCCCGTTTTTGACGGCGGGCGACCCGGATTTAGAAACCACCCGTCAGGCATTGCTGGCCCTCGATCGCGAAGGTGCTGACCTGATCGAGTTGGGAGTGCCCTACTCGGATCCATTGGCCGATGGGCCGGTGATCCAAGCAGCAGCAACTCGCGCCCTACAAGCGGGAACGCGACTGGATGATGTCTTGGCCCTGCTCAAAGACGTGCGATCGCAGATCAAGGCACCAGTTGTCCTTTTTACCTACTGCAACCCAATTCTCAATCGCGGTTTTGAAACGTTCCTCGATCAGATTGCAGCAGCAGGTGCGAATGGTTTGGTTGTCCCCGATCTGCCCTTAGAAGAGTCTCAGCGTCTCTCAGAAGTCGCAGCTGAGCGCGGCATTGATTTGATTCTGCTGATCGCACCGACGAGTTCCGCAGATCGCATTACAGCCATCAGTGAACAAGCCCGCGGCTTCATTTACTTGGTTAGTGTCACCGGTGTAACTGGGATGCGCCAAGGGATGCAGTCCCGTGTTGCAGATCTACTGCAAGAAATTCGCCAAGGCACCGATAAGCCAATTGGTGTGGGTTTCGGGATTTCGGGAGCAGAGCAGGCTCGACAGGTACGTGATTGGGGTGCGGACGGCGTGATTGTCGGTAGCGCCTTTGTGAATCGCCTCCAAGAGCAGGGAGTCGAGGGAGTGGCAGCACTTTGCCGAGAGTTGCGGCAAGCGATCGATCGCCAGCCTGCGTTGTCCTGA
- a CDS encoding calcium/sodium antiporter, with product MLAIASMLINVLLLLLGLVILVAGAEFLVRGASKLAALVGLSPLVIGLTVVAYGTSTPELAVSVQAILEGSNDISLGNVVGSNIFNVLFILGISALITPLQVAQQLVRLDVPIMIATAGLVYGMALDGRISRLDGIVLVVLGVLYTLFQIRQGGEEPDPEVQAEYAEEYGLSDRPPLWQQILLIAAGLGLLILGAKLLIDSSVAIARSLQISELIIGLTIVAAGTSLPELATSVVASLKGERDIAVGNVVGSNIFNVLIVLGIAAIIASNGVPVEAQAAQIDLPVMVGISLLCLPIFFSGFIISRWEGILLLGAYSAYFAELVLQELQNPLLTSLRWVLVLLIVPMATITTVSAAYQAWRKLPSGRAQS from the coding sequence ATGTTGGCGATTGCCTCAATGCTGATCAATGTTTTGCTTCTGCTGCTCGGCTTAGTAATCCTCGTAGCTGGCGCTGAGTTTTTAGTCCGAGGTGCTTCAAAACTTGCAGCCCTCGTTGGGTTATCGCCCTTGGTGATTGGTCTCACGGTCGTGGCCTACGGGACCAGCACTCCCGAGCTTGCCGTCAGTGTGCAGGCCATCCTTGAAGGCTCGAATGATATCTCTCTGGGGAATGTGGTCGGCAGCAACATCTTCAATGTGCTGTTCATCTTGGGGATCTCAGCCCTGATCACCCCCCTACAAGTCGCTCAGCAGTTGGTGCGACTAGATGTACCGATCATGATTGCGACGGCAGGCTTGGTCTATGGCATGGCCCTCGATGGTCGCATTAGCCGCCTCGACGGAATTGTCTTGGTCGTCTTGGGGGTCTTGTATACCCTCTTCCAGATTCGCCAGGGCGGAGAAGAACCTGATCCGGAGGTACAGGCAGAATACGCAGAAGAGTATGGTTTGAGCGATCGCCCGCCCCTTTGGCAACAGATCCTGTTGATCGCTGCGGGGCTCGGTCTGCTCATTCTCGGTGCCAAGTTACTGATCGATAGCTCAGTAGCGATCGCCCGCTCTCTGCAAATCAGCGAGCTCATTATTGGTTTGACTATTGTGGCTGCCGGAACATCACTCCCAGAGCTGGCCACTTCTGTTGTCGCGAGTCTGAAAGGCGAGCGGGATATTGCCGTCGGCAACGTGGTGGGCAGCAATATTTTCAACGTGCTGATTGTCTTGGGTATCGCGGCAATCATTGCCAGTAACGGTGTCCCAGTTGAAGCGCAGGCTGCTCAGATCGACCTTCCCGTCATGGTCGGTATTTCCTTGTTGTGCCTGCCCATTTTCTTCAGTGGCTTCATCATCAGCCGCTGGGAAGGCATCCTCCTGCTGGGTGCCTACAGCGCCTATTTCGCAGAGTTGGTTCTGCAAGAACTCCAAAATCCGTTGCTCACAAGCCTACGCTGGGTTTTGGTCTTGCTGATTGTGCCGATGGCAACGATCACCACTGTCAGCGCGGCTTACCAAGCTTGGCGGAAATTGCCCTCAGGACGTGCTCAGTCTTAG
- a CDS encoding chlorophyll a/b-binding protein, giving the protein MSEQNTKFGFTAFAETWNGRLAMIGFVVGLATELLTGQGILSQIGLL; this is encoded by the coding sequence ATGTCTGAGCAAAATACCAAGTTCGGCTTCACTGCATTTGCAGAAACCTGGAATGGCCGTCTGGCGATGATCGGTTTCGTTGTTGGTTTGGCCACCGAATTGTTGACTGGCCAAGGCATCCTGTCGCAGATTGGCCTGCTGTAG
- a CDS encoding glycogen/starch/alpha-glucan phosphorylase: MSDSTAQLSYDPTTSYLEPSGLVCEDERTSVTPETLKRAYEAHLYYTQGKTSAIATLRDHYMALAYMVRDRLLQRWLASLSTYQQQHVKVVCYLSAEFLMGRHLENCLINLHLHDRVQQVLEEVGLDFEQLLEKEEEPGLGNGGLGRLAACFLDSMATLDIPAVGYGIRYEFGIFHQELHNGWQMEIPDNWLRFGNPWELERREQAVEIKLGGHTEAYHDARGRYCVSWIPDRVIRAIPYDTPVPGYDTNNVSMLRLWKAEGTTELNLEAFNSGNYDDAVADKMSSETISKVLYPNDNTPQGRELRLEQQYFFVSASLQDIIRRHLINHGHLERLHEAIAVQLNDTHPSVAVPELMRLLIDEHHLTWDSAWTITQRTFAYTNHTLLPEALERWPVGMFQRTLPRLMEIIYEINWRFLANVRAWYPGDETRARRLSLIEEGPEPQVRMAHLACVGSHAINGVAALHTQLLKQETLRDFYELWPEKFFNMTNGVTPRRWLLQSNPRLANLISEKIGHDWIHDLSQLRRLEESVGDRDFLQRWAEVKHHNKVDLSRYIYQQTRIEVDPSSLFDVQVKRIHEYKRQLLAVMHIVTLYNWLKHNPQLNLLPRTFIFAGKAAPGYYRAKQIIKLINAVGSIINHDPDIQGRIKVVFLPNFNVSLGQRIYPAADLSEQISTAGKEASGTGNMKFTMNGALTIGTYDGANIEIREEVGPENFFLFGLRAEEIARRQSRGYRPVEFWSSNAELRAVLERFSSGHFTPDQPNLFQDLVSDLLQRDEYMLMADYQSYIDCQREAAAAYRDPDRWWQMSVLNTARSGKFSSDRTIADYSEQIWGVKPVPVSLSNGF, from the coding sequence ACTCCGTGACCACTACATGGCCTTGGCCTACATGGTGCGCGATCGCCTGCTGCAACGCTGGCTAGCATCCCTTTCGACCTATCAGCAGCAACACGTCAAGGTGGTCTGCTACCTGTCAGCCGAGTTCTTGATGGGGCGGCACCTCGAAAACTGTCTAATTAATCTGCATCTCCACGATCGCGTCCAGCAGGTTCTAGAAGAAGTCGGGCTGGATTTTGAGCAATTGCTAGAAAAAGAAGAAGAGCCGGGCTTGGGCAATGGTGGCTTGGGCCGTCTGGCGGCTTGCTTCTTGGATTCGATGGCCACGCTGGACATCCCCGCAGTCGGCTATGGCATCCGCTATGAGTTCGGCATTTTCCACCAAGAACTCCATAACGGTTGGCAGATGGAGATTCCTGACAACTGGCTGCGCTTCGGCAATCCTTGGGAGCTAGAACGGCGCGAACAAGCCGTTGAAATTAAGTTGGGCGGTCATACTGAGGCCTACCATGATGCGCGGGGTCGCTATTGTGTCTCTTGGATTCCCGATCGCGTCATTCGGGCGATTCCCTACGACACACCCGTTCCAGGCTACGACACCAACAACGTCAGCATGCTGCGGCTTTGGAAGGCAGAGGGCACGACCGAGCTGAATCTAGAGGCGTTTAACTCCGGCAACTACGACGATGCAGTCGCTGACAAAATGTCCTCCGAGACAATCTCGAAGGTACTGTATCCCAACGACAACACCCCCCAAGGGCGAGAGCTACGGCTGGAGCAACAGTACTTCTTTGTCTCCGCCTCGCTACAAGACATTATTCGCCGGCACCTGATCAATCACGGGCATCTGGAACGACTGCATGAAGCGATCGCTGTGCAGCTCAATGACACGCACCCCAGCGTGGCCGTACCAGAACTGATGCGCCTGCTGATTGATGAGCATCACCTAACCTGGGATAGTGCTTGGACCATTACTCAGCGCACCTTTGCCTACACCAACCACACGCTCCTGCCCGAAGCGCTAGAACGCTGGCCAGTCGGGATGTTCCAGCGGACGCTACCGCGCTTGATGGAAATCATCTACGAAATCAATTGGCGCTTCTTGGCCAATGTGCGGGCTTGGTATCCCGGCGACGAGACGCGCGCTCGGCGACTGTCGCTGATTGAGGAAGGACCCGAACCTCAGGTGCGGATGGCACATCTAGCCTGTGTCGGAAGCCATGCCATCAACGGGGTCGCTGCTCTCCATACCCAGTTGCTCAAGCAAGAAACCCTGCGCGACTTCTACGAGCTTTGGCCTGAGAAATTCTTCAACATGACCAACGGCGTGACACCACGTCGCTGGCTGTTACAAAGTAACCCTCGCTTGGCCAATTTGATCAGCGAGAAGATTGGCCATGACTGGATTCATGACCTCAGTCAGCTGCGCCGTCTTGAAGAGAGTGTGGGCGATCGCGACTTCCTGCAGCGCTGGGCCGAAGTCAAGCATCACAACAAAGTCGATCTCAGCCGCTACATCTACCAACAGACTCGGATTGAAGTCGATCCCAGTTCGCTCTTTGATGTCCAAGTCAAGCGGATTCACGAGTACAAGCGACAGCTCCTCGCTGTCATGCACATCGTGACGCTCTACAACTGGCTGAAACATAATCCGCAGCTCAACCTGTTGCCGCGTACCTTCATCTTTGCGGGCAAGGCAGCGCCTGGTTATTACCGCGCCAAGCAGATCATCAAGCTGATCAACGCTGTAGGTAGCATCATCAACCATGATCCCGACATCCAAGGGCGGATCAAAGTTGTCTTCTTACCAAACTTCAACGTCTCCTTAGGACAGCGCATCTATCCAGCCGCTGATTTGTCGGAGCAGATCTCGACGGCGGGTAAGGAAGCATCGGGCACCGGCAACATGAAGTTCACCATGAACGGAGCCTTGACGATCGGCACCTATGACGGCGCCAACATCGAGATTCGAGAGGAAGTTGGCCCTGAGAACTTCTTCCTGTTTGGGCTACGGGCTGAAGAGATTGCGCGACGCCAAAGTCGGGGTTATCGTCCCGTCGAGTTCTGGAGCAGCAATGCTGAACTGAGAGCCGTCCTCGAGCGCTTTAGCAGCGGTCATTTCACCCCCGATCAGCCCAACCTGTTCCAAGACTTAGTCAGCGATCTGCTGCAACGGGATGAATACATGTTGATGGCGGATTACCAGTCCTACATCGACTGTCAGCGTGAGGCCGCCGCTGCTTACCGCGATCCCGATCGCTGGTGGCAAATGTCGGTGCTGAACACTGCGCGATCGGGCAAGTTCTCGTCCGACCGCACGATCGCCGACTACAGCGAGCAGATCTGGGGTGTTAAGCCAGTGCCGGTCAGTCTTAGCAACGGTTTTTAG